CTTTAAGGTGTTGCCTTTCCCCAGATTAAAATGTTGTCTGAGCGATTTCACCTCAAGCAACGGCTGATCATCCTCCAGATCTCTCGGGACCAATGATACCAGTTTTGGCTTTTTCTTCTGATCCAGACGTGGTAATGCATTCAGAAGTCTGATCGTATACGGGTGTTTGGGATTAGCAAAAATCTCTGTTGTAGTCCCAGTTTCCACAATCTGTCCTTCTTTCATAACAACAACCCGATCACACATGCCTGCCACTACGCCCAGATCATGCGTGATCAGAATAATCGATGTACCCAGTTGATCTTGCATATCTTTCATCAAATTCAGAATCTGAGCTTGAATTGTAACGTCCAGTGCGGTTGTCGGCTCATCGGCAATGAGCAATTCAGGACGACAAGCAAGTGCAATACCAATCATGACCCGCTGACGCATGCCTCCGGAGAATTCGTGCGGATATTGGTTGTAGCGTATTTCACTACGAGTTATCCCCACCCGCTCCATCATGGCAATTGCCTGTTTCTTGGCTTCCCTTTTGGACACCTTCTGATGTTTGATCAGACTTTCGGAGATCTGTTTCCCTACTTTAATGGTCGGATTAAGAGAACTCATCGGGTCCTGAAAGATCATACCAATATCACGCCCACGGATGCTCTCCATCTCTTTCTGCGTTTTATTCGCCAGATCGACCCCTTTGAACAGAATCTCTCCATTTTTCATCTGTGAAGGCGGCGACGCCAGCAACCTCATAATGGAACGTGCTGTTACACTCTTTCCACTGCCCGATTCTCCTACAATGCCCAGTGTCTCGCCTTTTCGCACTTCAAAACTTACTTCTCGCACTGCCTGAAACTCACTCTCTCCAGAATGAAAAGAGACCGATAAATCATTAACTTTCAATAAAGGTTCCATGTTATCACCAGCTCTCATCCGTTTTTCACATTCACTCATCTCATATGTATACCATTTAATTCCTTGACAATTGTTTAGACCCTAAATAATATATACTATATCAATCGGAATAATGCAATTTAAACCTGAATGAAAGGAGGCACGCTTGGTTTGAATCTTGCAGAAAGCAGCAGACTCTCGCGGTTGGTGCACAATTTAAGTTTTATTTATGGCAAAATGCTGCTTCATCCTTCCTACCGATATGTTCTGTTCATTCTTGGATTACCGATCAATCTGGTCGTGTTTCTAATATGGCGTTCGAATCGAAAAAATGACGGCTGGGTAGCTGCCAGGCAGACGGCTGAGCAAGAACTGCTCGCTTCTTCCTATCGGAACAAGCTGAAGTTGGAAGTGGAAGAACAGCTGCGGCGCAAACATCGTTTTTTCCAGCAACAGGTCAGTGAGGAAGAATTCACACGTCAGACAGAGGAATGGTTGGAAGAAACGGTTCAGAAAGAGTTGAAGGAGCGGACTTCTCGCATACTTCAGGAACAGGGAAGTCACCGTCTTACGATGGCCGATACATTCCACACCCTTATCGACAAACCGTGGTTTTTCGCGATATCGATTATTCCTGGCTGTCTGATGTATGGCATCCTCTTTTTGTATGGAAATCCTTATCTAAAGTACATATTTGAAAGAATACTGATGACGGTATTTGTCATTCTGGGCGTAGCAACACTCGTATTTACGATTTTGTATCTGTCTCCGTTCAACCCGGCAGCTAACATTCTCGGAGAGACAGCAACGCAGGAACAGATTGCAGCATTTAATCAGGTGTATGGCTTGGATCAGCCTTATCTTACACAGCTTTGGAACAATATTAAAGGAGTTGCTCTCTTCGATCTTGGCAAGTCTTTTGCAGGAAATGAAGACGTAACAGCAACGATTGCAAGAAAGTTTCCAATTACATTGACGCTCGCGGTCATCTCCCTGCTATTAGCACTTGTCATTGCGTTACCCATCGGTATCATCTCAGCGATTAAGCCTAATTCATGGTTCGATTATACGTTTATGTTCATCGCTCTGATTGGATTATCGATCCCGAATTTCTGGCAAGGACTTATTTTCATTCTGAACTTTTCGATCAAATTGCAGTGGCTTCCCGCCACCTTCAACCCGCAGAACTGGCTGTCGATCATTATGCCAACCATTGTGCTGGGCACGGGACTCACGGCTGCGGTGGCCCGGATGACCCGGTCTTCTACATTGGAAGTCATTCATGAGGATTATGTGATGACCGCCCGCGCCAAGGGGTTAAGCGAACGTCAGGTCATGCTGAAACACGCTGTACGTAATGCATTGATTCCAATCGTTACTGTGGTTGGACTTCAATTCGGAGCCATGCTTGGCGGGGCAGCAGTGACGGAGAAAGTGTTTAATATCAGCGGTCTCGGTAGCTATATTGTGGATAAACAATTCATCCCCGATATTCCGAGTATCATGGGCGGAGTAATCTACACAGCAATTACGATCTCCATTATCAATGTAGCGGTTGATCTGCTGTACGCTTTTATTGATCCAAGAGTGCGCTCCAAGATGAAACAATATTAAAGTGGTGTTGAACTACCTCTTAAAGCAGGTGTATTATGACAAACTCGTCCTTAACACAAGAAATGCGTTTCCGGCTTAAGTCTTCTCGAGAATACAGTCAGGCGAGCTTCGCCTGGATCACGTCCCTTCTCTTGACTGCCTTGTTGCTGTTCAACAGTTATGACTGGAGCGGGCAGACGTTCAAACCATTTCTGCTAACGATACTTGGGATCTATGTGTTCTTCACACTGGTCCAAAGTGTCATCACCCTTCGGATTCGAAAAGACTTGATCCGTACGGGTACGATCTCTACTTTGACCCGCAGGATCGCCTGGGTTCAACTGCTTGCTATCCTTTCTGGCAATATATTTATCGTAACGGCAGCCTTTCATCTGATGCGAAAAGCCAAGAATGTGGAGTACACCTTTGCGGTATATATGCTGTTAACCCAGCTGTTCGTCATCGGTGTATCTGCGTTAAATGTTTTCAAACCTTATGTGGCTGACAACTTTCTGCCCGCCATGGCGGTGCTGATATTTATTCTGGTCATCGACCTGGTCGTACTGATTATCGTATCCCGATATAACGCGACCTCTATCCTCCCTCGCTGGATGATCGGTGTCAGTGTAGTGCTGATTCTGACCTCAATCACAGGTAATGTATTTGCCCTATTGCTCGGCATTTCCATTATTGGACGCATTCGCAGACAGGGGAAACAAAAATCAAACTTCTGGAATGATCTGTGGGAGCGACTTGCTCCAAATATGACTGCCATGTCCGGTTTGTTTTTTATCATTTTTCTGTTCTCGATATCGATCTGCAGCTTCTTTACCTTTGACTACAGCATGGCTGTGGAAAATAACTACTCGGCGCTGCTTCAACCGCCTTCCCTTGCGTATCCGTTGGGAACGGACGACTTCGGACGATGTTTATTTTCCCGGATTGTATTTGGTGCCCGGATCTCCTTGATCGTAGGTTGCATGTCGACCATCATTCCTGTGTTGATCGGTGGAGTCCTCGGAGCATTCTCCGGTTTCTACGGAAGGCATACGGATAACATCATCATGCGGCTGCTGGATATTCTCTATGCGATTCCGGGAATTCTGCTCGCTATTGCCATTATTGCGGCGTTTGGAGCCAATACAGTCAATCTCATTCTGGCGCTGAGTCTGGGTTCGATCCCAACTTACGCCCGTACGATGAGAGCCAGTGTGCTCTATGTATCTACTTTTGAATTTGTGGAAGCTGCACGTGCACTGGGGTACAACAATCGTACGATTATTTTCAAACACATTATTCCCAACTCCCTTGCGCCCATGATTATCAAGTCCACACTCACGATTGGTGGAGCTGTTATCGCTACCAGCAGTTTGAGTTATCTGGGACTCGGCGTGGAGCCGCATATTCCGGAATGGGGTAACATTCTGAAGCTCGGCAGTACATACCTGGAGACCCACTCTTATCTGGCGATTTATCCAGGTTTGGCTATTATTCTGCTGGTTCTTTCGTTTAACTTTCTCGGTGACGGTCTGCGTGATGCGCTTGATCCCAAGCTGGAGAAGGCCTAAATGAGTTGTTGAAATGAATGATATAGAAAAAAGAAATCACACATCACACATTCAAGATATGGAGGGTAATCCCATGAAAAAACGTACACTGATCTCATTGCTATTAATTCTCGTCATTGTGATTTCCGGCTGCAGCGTAAAAACGAAAACCGAATCCCAGGCGGAGACCACACCTGCGGACACAACTGAAACTGCACAAAAACCGGCTGACATTGAACTGCTCGCCATGAGTTCTTCCGAAAATGATGTAAACATTGTGCGCGACCAGCTGACCAAAAACGGCTTCAATGTGAAGTTGAACCTGCAGCCGGATTACGGTAGCTTCAAATCCCAGCAGGATGCAGGGAATTATGACATTGCCTTGTCCAGCTGGACAACGGTAACGGGAAATCCCGATTATGCAGTGCGTTCCCTTTTCAAAACAGGTGGAGATTACAGTATCCTTGCAGATGCGGAACTTGATAAACTCATCGATCAGGCAGCTACTCAAACTCCAGATGAGTACAAAGACACGTACAAACAATTGGAAGATCGCTTGGTAACGGATCAGGCGTATATCGCTCCTCTGTACATTTCCCTGAAAAGTCAGGCTGTGAACAAAGACATTCTGAATGTCGACACCGTTCGTCTCTCCAAATCCCGCGCCATGGCTTGGGAACCGATTGAGTTCAAGGACAGCTCCAAAAATGCCAAAGATCCGTTGATTCTGACGCAAAGCGCATCCGTACTGACTTCCCTTGATCCCATCAAAGGAAACGACGGTTCCATCAACCAGTTGAACACCAATATGTATGTACGTCTCGTTAACCTGACAGATGACGATCAGCTGACAGCAGAAGGATCACTGTCCCATAATTTCAGTATTGCTGAAGGTAATTCAGACTACTACTTCATTCTCAGAGACGATATCAACTTTGCGAAGATTGATAACAAAAAAGCTGTAGATACAGGAGAACGTGTCGGTGCAGATGATGTTATCTTCTCCCTGGATCGCGCTAAAAACAAAGATTCCGTTCCGGATCACCGGACATACAGTTTGCATGAACACATCAAAGAAGCTGAAGTTGTAACAGATCTGAGTGCATTGCAAAACGTTAAACAATCCAGTGGCCACGGCACAATCCTCGAAGCATTGGAACAAGGACTGGGCAGCAAAATTACCGAACTTGTGACTGACAAAACCAAAGCAGATAATAGTGCAGGTAAATATCAGGTCGTTAAACTGACCACAACTGAACCTTTCCCGCAAGTACTGAACTACCTGGCTCACCAATCTGCGGGTATCGTGTCCAAAAAACAGGTGGAGAGCATCAACACATATGATGTAGCTTCCTTTGACGTCAACAAAGATATTCCTTACGGTGATCAGAACACGGTGACTGAAGGCGCAGCATACAATAACACCCTTTATACTAGCGGACCTTACATTTTGTCTTATAAAAATGACTATGAAGGTGTATTCTTAAAAAATCCGGCTTACCGTAAAGGCACGGAAGATGAGCCAAAAATTGCTCAGGTTAACGTTCGATTCATCGCGGATGCAGACAGCGCCCTCTCTGCTCTTCGCAGCAGTGAAATTCACTTATACTACGGTGTACCTGAAACCAAGTATGACATCATCGAAAATGACAGCAAACTGAAACTGCAAAGTCTGCCAAGTAACGCTGTCTCCTATCTGTTGTTCAATACGGCCAATCGTGAAGTTGCCAAGAGCAGTGACCTGAGAAAAGCCGTGCTGTACTCCATTAATCAGGATGAGATTTTGAGTTTCTACAAGAACAACAAACTCAAAGCATACTCCACAGTAAGCCCGCTCGTTCAGACCGGGAATGAATTGAAAGCCGATCCTGCAAAAGTAAAAGAATTCTTGAGTAACTACAACGCCTCCAAGTAAACGTATACCAACAAAAAGGCTGCTATCAGGATCATGTGTTTGATCCTGATGGCAGCCTTTTGTTATTCTTCCAGCACACGGCAATCTGCCAGAACATCGGGGTAGTTTCGGATGCTGTCCGCATCAGTAATTTTGCGAATAACTTTGCACGGTACGCCTGCTGCAAAAGAATGCGGTGGAATATCACGAGTCACCACGCTACCTGCTCCGATCACACAGCCGTCTCCAATCGTTACGCCCCCGCACACTGTGACATTTGCCGAGATCCATACATCATTACCAATCGTGACCGGCTTGGCATAACATAGTGACTTCACATCACCGTTCTGGTCCACCATCTGTCTCCGCTCGCTGGCAATCATGGGGTGAATGGGGGTAACAATCGTAACGTTGGGTCCAAAACTGGTATAATCCCCGATCGTCACTTGCGCGTCGTCTTGTATCGTCAGATTGTAATTACCGAAGAAATGCTCGCCTATCCGGGTATGCACACCATAATGAAAAAAGATGGGGCCTTGCATGAATCCGCCTTCTCCAATCTCTCCCAGTAGCTGTTGCAATATCTGATTCCTTTCCTCAGTCTGTTCTTCAAAGGTCTGACTGTAACGCTGACTGAGATTATGGGCCCGCCTTTTGATGACCTTTAATTCGGGATCACTTGGACTGAACAACACGCCCTTCATGATTCTCTCTTCTTCACGCATCATAAATCCTCCTTTACAAGAGTTAGCTTATAAAATATAACCCACAGACATGACCTGTGGGTTATAAGGCTTCTGATAGAATGCCTGACTTCAACGCCTGAAGAACCATTCCTCGTAACCCAGCATCAAAATCATGTTGGAACGAGTCCTGATGTACAATCTCGGGCAAAGACGGCATGGGGTGATCCTTCCCGTACTGTTTCCACGCCAAATCCAGCTCTTCTCTCTCCACCCGTTCCTGATAAATGACAATCTGGTGCGGGGCAACGACGGCATTAATCGTTTGCAGGATGTGACATACGTTCACTACAAAATCATTTTTGCTCATGTCACGGTGCCAATCAGGTGAATAAGGAAGATACTTGATCTCACCAAACATCCCGTTTTTCCCACGGATCATCTGTCCATTCAACATCATGCCCATACCCGGCGGGTATCGGTTCGGAAAATAAATTCCCGCTACACTCTGTTCCTTCATATCCGCATGCTGTGTACAGTATCCGCTAATCGCTGCATTAACATCATTCTCCACGAGAACGTTCAGTTGGAACTCGCTCTCGATCTCCCGTATCAGATGTGAGTGGATAAGCTCTTCATGACTGCTCACCGTGATGTCCCCATCTACGGCTTGCCCCGGAATACCGATGCCGATCATATCAATGGCGGGGTACTCCGTAACGAAACGCGCGATAAGTTGCAGCACATGCTGTTTATCGAAAGCAGGCAAAATGCTCTCTTCCTTCAACACAACCTTATTCTCCAGATTCATGACCGTTGCCGAAATCAACTCCTGGCCTTTCATCTCTTTAATGTAAAGAACCAAAGCAAGCTTGAAGTTATAATTATATCGATATGCCTGAGCAGGACGACCGCCGTTAGAGGGAACCACTTTATCCTGGAACAACTCTCCGCCATCACATAATTCCTGAATCAGCGCATTAATGGTCACAACACTAAGATTGGTTAATAAAGCTAATTGCGGTTTGGTCGCCGTCTCGATCTGCTGCATGACTTCACGCACATTATTCAAATTGATGTATTTCATCATTGTAGCGTTGGCTTTTTTCATAACCCTCTCGTTTCTACTCTGGTTCAATTGAGCCAAAGCAATGGTATGGATGTCATTCACACCATATCATAACATAATGCCTTACTCGAACACATGAGTTCCATCGTGCTGGCAATGGATCGAAATAGGCAGAGCTACTTTGTTCACTCAAACAAATCATCCATCGACTTCACAGGTTTCACTTCCATCGGTTGCTTTGACAAGGCCATACTTGCATAAGTACCTGCCCATATTATAACTGCCATAATAACGTAGACCATCCATACTTACCTCCCTGTTTCATGCGGATTATGATTTTGCGATACCACATGTGACTATCCCTCTAGTTAATAAACAAACTTTATAAAGTATATTACGTAAGTATGCGAGGATAATAGTTCTTTGTCAATATGATTTAGATTTATCCGAGCACTTTTCAGTCCAAGGAACATGTGGACAACATGACTACAACAACGCGTATTATCTCGATGCCCATAAAAAATAACTGCCGAAAGAATCATTCAACGATTCTTTCGGCAGCTGTTTGTTCAATATACAAGCAGTTTATTTTGAATAGATTCGCTGTACCCCGGGCAATAAGGTCACAACTTGAATACCCACTCCCCATGCAAAATAGACCAAGTGAATGATAGAGACTTCCTGAATCCAGTACACCTGCGCCATAATCCAGATGATGAGAGCAAACCCCGTATACAACGAAAAAGTCCAAGCCCAATAGCGATCAGGATAGAGATTCAGTCTCTCACCCACCCCCCAATGAATGTAGCAGATGAGCGAAATAGCAATCGTTGTAGGCATCACGCCAAGAACCAGCAATAGGATGATCCCCGGGAACAAAAAACTGGAAAACGGGGAGTTCCCCAACAAAGATTCGGGCAAATTCACCATACTTCCAGTTGGGTCGATGATTAAAATGCTCCCTCCAACGATTGCCCCAATCCCCAGAATTCCATGCATCAAAATGAGTAACCACGATCTGCCTTCACTCTGCTTCATCATGAATTGCTCCTTCCGTCCTCTCGTTTCTCAACCTCATACAGTCATTCATAGGCGGATTATTATCAAACCCTCTAGTACCATTCTCACACATGCCGCGTATTGTTCCTGTGCTTCTTTTCACTATATTGATCTCGAAAATCATTCGTAATGGAAAAACTTGATAAAAGAACGTACGTTCGGTATAATGAAATTATCCTGAATAAGCGAGAGGCAGATATGGACGACAAATTTATTAAGGAATTACGCGAGATTAGTCGGGATGACAGACGAAGATCGGAATTTATGATTCAAGGTTTGAAGGAAACACTGCAAGAACGCAAGGAAGAAGGCATACTCAAGCGCTGGATACGGCGTAAGAAAACAGAGAAAAAAATCTCTCAAAGATTTAATCAAGATCCTCACTCGGATCAAAAGTAAAAACATAAAAAGGAGGCGGAATACGCCTCCCTTGC
This Paenibacillus xylanexedens DNA region includes the following protein-coding sequences:
- a CDS encoding ABC transporter ATP-binding protein, with the translated sequence MEPLLKVNDLSVSFHSGESEFQAVREVSFEVRKGETLGIVGESGSGKSVTARSIMRLLASPPSQMKNGEILFKGVDLANKTQKEMESIRGRDIGMIFQDPMSSLNPTIKVGKQISESLIKHQKVSKREAKKQAIAMMERVGITRSEIRYNQYPHEFSGGMRQRVMIGIALACRPELLIADEPTTALDVTIQAQILNLMKDMQDQLGTSIILITHDLGVVAGMCDRVVVMKEGQIVETGTTTEIFANPKHPYTIRLLNALPRLDQKKKPKLVSLVPRDLEDDQPLLEVKSLRQHFNLGKGNTLKAVNDISFHIRQGETLGVVGESGSGKSTTGRAILRLHEPTGGDVLFKGVPLNRLSASEMKTMRRHMQIIFQDPYASLNPKMRIMDIIGEALDIHQLAGTASQREKRVEELLEMVGLDPTHAQRYPHEFSGGQRQRIGIARALAVEPEFIVCDEPLSALDVSIQAQIVQLLEELQQRLGLTYLFIAHDLSMVKHISDRVAVMYNGKIVELAESEELYSNPQHAYTKALLSAIPVPDPAVEAKKKRHVVKETTRENIEVEDRYNLEHSKWVEVTEGHWVAISS
- a CDS encoding ABC transporter permease; the encoded protein is MNLAESSRLSRLVHNLSFIYGKMLLHPSYRYVLFILGLPINLVVFLIWRSNRKNDGWVAARQTAEQELLASSYRNKLKLEVEEQLRRKHRFFQQQVSEEEFTRQTEEWLEETVQKELKERTSRILQEQGSHRLTMADTFHTLIDKPWFFAISIIPGCLMYGILFLYGNPYLKYIFERILMTVFVILGVATLVFTILYLSPFNPAANILGETATQEQIAAFNQVYGLDQPYLTQLWNNIKGVALFDLGKSFAGNEDVTATIARKFPITLTLAVISLLLALVIALPIGIISAIKPNSWFDYTFMFIALIGLSIPNFWQGLIFILNFSIKLQWLPATFNPQNWLSIIMPTIVLGTGLTAAVARMTRSSTLEVIHEDYVMTARAKGLSERQVMLKHAVRNALIPIVTVVGLQFGAMLGGAAVTEKVFNISGLGSYIVDKQFIPDIPSIMGGVIYTAITISIINVAVDLLYAFIDPRVRSKMKQY
- a CDS encoding ABC transporter permease; translated protein: MTNSSLTQEMRFRLKSSREYSQASFAWITSLLLTALLLFNSYDWSGQTFKPFLLTILGIYVFFTLVQSVITLRIRKDLIRTGTISTLTRRIAWVQLLAILSGNIFIVTAAFHLMRKAKNVEYTFAVYMLLTQLFVIGVSALNVFKPYVADNFLPAMAVLIFILVIDLVVLIIVSRYNATSILPRWMIGVSVVLILTSITGNVFALLLGISIIGRIRRQGKQKSNFWNDLWERLAPNMTAMSGLFFIIFLFSISICSFFTFDYSMAVENNYSALLQPPSLAYPLGTDDFGRCLFSRIVFGARISLIVGCMSTIIPVLIGGVLGAFSGFYGRHTDNIIMRLLDILYAIPGILLAIAIIAAFGANTVNLILALSLGSIPTYARTMRASVLYVSTFEFVEAARALGYNNRTIIFKHIIPNSLAPMIIKSTLTIGGAVIATSSLSYLGLGVEPHIPEWGNILKLGSTYLETHSYLAIYPGLAIILLVLSFNFLGDGLRDALDPKLEKA
- a CDS encoding ABC transporter substrate-binding protein — translated: MKKRTLISLLLILVIVISGCSVKTKTESQAETTPADTTETAQKPADIELLAMSSSENDVNIVRDQLTKNGFNVKLNLQPDYGSFKSQQDAGNYDIALSSWTTVTGNPDYAVRSLFKTGGDYSILADAELDKLIDQAATQTPDEYKDTYKQLEDRLVTDQAYIAPLYISLKSQAVNKDILNVDTVRLSKSRAMAWEPIEFKDSSKNAKDPLILTQSASVLTSLDPIKGNDGSINQLNTNMYVRLVNLTDDDQLTAEGSLSHNFSIAEGNSDYYFILRDDINFAKIDNKKAVDTGERVGADDVIFSLDRAKNKDSVPDHRTYSLHEHIKEAEVVTDLSALQNVKQSSGHGTILEALEQGLGSKITELVTDKTKADNSAGKYQVVKLTTTEPFPQVLNYLAHQSAGIVSKKQVESINTYDVASFDVNKDIPYGDQNTVTEGAAYNNTLYTSGPYILSYKNDYEGVFLKNPAYRKGTEDEPKIAQVNVRFIADADSALSALRSSEIHLYYGVPETKYDIIENDSKLKLQSLPSNAVSYLLFNTANREVAKSSDLRKAVLYSINQDEILSFYKNNKLKAYSTVSPLVQTGNELKADPAKVKEFLSNYNASK
- a CDS encoding sugar O-acetyltransferase, whose protein sequence is MMREEERIMKGVLFSPSDPELKVIKRRAHNLSQRYSQTFEEQTEERNQILQQLLGEIGEGGFMQGPIFFHYGVHTRIGEHFFGNYNLTIQDDAQVTIGDYTSFGPNVTIVTPIHPMIASERRQMVDQNGDVKSLCYAKPVTIGNDVWISANVTVCGGVTIGDGCVIGAGSVVTRDIPPHSFAAGVPCKVIRKITDADSIRNYPDVLADCRVLEE
- a CDS encoding ROK family protein — its product is MKKANATMMKYINLNNVREVMQQIETATKPQLALLTNLSVVTINALIQELCDGGELFQDKVVPSNGGRPAQAYRYNYNFKLALVLYIKEMKGQELISATVMNLENKVVLKEESILPAFDKQHVLQLIARFVTEYPAIDMIGIGIPGQAVDGDITVSSHEELIHSHLIREIESEFQLNVLVENDVNAAISGYCTQHADMKEQSVAGIYFPNRYPPGMGMMLNGQMIRGKNGMFGEIKYLPYSPDWHRDMSKNDFVVNVCHILQTINAVVAPHQIVIYQERVEREELDLAWKQYGKDHPMPSLPEIVHQDSFQHDFDAGLRGMVLQALKSGILSEAL